DNA sequence from the Antennarius striatus isolate MH-2024 chromosome 3, ASM4005453v1, whole genome shotgun sequence genome:
TCCTTGTCGGTCTTCaggtcctgcagctcctcctccacggCGCTGACTCGGAGCTCCACGTCTTTGCGTCGCTGCTTCTCCAGGCGGTACTGACTCTGAGtcctctctgctgccccctTCACCTCTGGGGGGCAAACAGGAACCGTTAAGACAACACCACCTCCAGGGCAACAGGCTGAGATAGCACGGCTTGGTCATTTAGAACTAACTAGGCTTTGAACCAATTACAGTAATtaagttttgaactaactagggttttaaactaactagtttctgaactgACTAATCCACTAGGTTTGAAATAACTAATTAGCTTTtaaactaggttttgaattttatgtaacataaacagtgtatttatgtggtgttattaattatttatgtttacactgtaaatcatttattaaattattattattatttagctAGGTTTTGAggtaactaggtttttaaattaactaagttttgaactaactcactaggttttgaattattatttaacataaacattgtatttatatttatgttattatttaatgattgtTTATGTTACACTTTTACACCTGTCCTGCTTTATGTACTTTCAATTGCTGCTTGaagactaataaagttttttttccatttgaacTGAATTAAGGCAGCCAGCTGGAGTCCCTGAATCCTCACTGTTCGAGGTCAGCTCAGACTCTGTTATCcagtaaataataaagacatttaGGATGATTCTCATACCAGCATCGTTTCATTTGAATCAGCCGGTTGTAGTTTTAGCTGACGAACCTTCCAGCTGTGACTCGAGGGCCGACACGCTCTGGCTGTGACTCTCGCTGTCCTGCAGGGCGGAGCTGAGTCTGTTCTGCAGCTCCAGGGCCTTCTGCTGCTGCGCCGTTGCCTCCAGCTGCGCCTGAGACAGACGCGCCGTGCACGAGGCCAGATCCTCCGTGAGGCGGACCTGGTGAACAAACAGACGGGACAGCGGGGGGCTGAGAGCGTGACGGGGACGCCGTGTGGCGTTCATTCAACGTGACGGCCCGTATGAGTGGCTACGTGTGAGGAGGAATGAGACCCTGTGGAAGATCAGTGGTGGCTGATGGGTAACGGAAAGGGAAAGATGTGAAAGAAACTCAAAAAAGTATTAACAAAGAATGATATGAGCAGGACTTTAGTGGAATTAATCGGCTCTGGGTCAAACAGTAATTATATTAACTTACAACAGTCCTCATCTGGGAATTAAATCATTGTATTCCCTTTAAACTGATATTCCAGAATCATTTAGGACAGAGTCGATGGTCCTGGTTGAGTTTAAACTTGTGATCAGAAGTTCACCCTGATATTGTTTCCCAGTGTAACTGAACATACTATTTGACCCCAGTCCAGCAGCAGGACACAGAAAAACCGTCTCACCTGGCCCGAGCCCGGGTCCGGAGGCCGCGTGTGCTGAGAAGAGAGAGCAGCAGAAGCTAGGTTTCTACAGCACAGCGGCGCAGGTAGAAAAGACTGAGGCGGCTATCGTTAGCATCACGTTAGCATCAACACACAGGAAATGATTCAACGTAAACCAATCTACATTGATATCAGTAAATataaagtacaggtagtcctcaacttatgatCACAATTAGTTCCTAAAGTTTGTTCgtaagttatttattaaatttattaaaacctataatctccatttgaggtcatttaaatgtcattactgctctaactactaaagttctattccctcagactgaccagaaacaattacaggacattaaaaaaacacagaatacataaaatacaggttcagttttttttagaGTTCTTTTGTTCTGATTAAacgttggttttcaaaaaaacacacGGAAAAATGAAAATCGGGTTTACGTCATTTCCCCTGATTCAGCGTGTGACAACCAAAAATACTGGAATCCAAATATCACTAGAAAACCATGAAATGCACATAATGTCATGTTACAGTCTAATTAATAaggataaaaacatataatcataTTTAAATACGTAAATATAGTTCCAGTATCTGCCGTTAAGCGTCACTCGTGATTCACATGatcgttttaatccagattagtttacagtaaactttaatccttataatttaatccttgaggagaaaaaGATTCGAGGAACTGATtgttggagctgcgtgaacgcagcggtgctgcccccCGTGGGGTTGTGGTAGAAAACGGAACTGCAGGATGATAATCGGATAATGTGGCGCGCATTTGTTCTCATCTTTgaatgttcgtatgttgaggactacctgttacTGAACAGAACATATTAAAGATAACTTCAACATGTCCAGAATGAAGGCTTTGACACGCGTGTTGAAGAAGTGAATGTCCTGTCCTGCATTACAGGCTCTGAATACATGAATGAGCAGCGATCTGCAGCCAAAGAGGTCAGATCAGGAGTGTTATATTATGGTctgtgctcgtgtgtgtgtgtgtgatgtatgtGTTCATCACCAGCTGCTGATGCTGATCCTCACCTTGTCCTGCTCAGCCTGCAGCAGCCTGGCCTGGCTCTGCTCGCTGGTGGACTTGAGGGAGTCGTTCCTCTTCTCCAGCATCAGGTGGCTCTGCTCCATGAACCTGGAGGAGCACAAACACCAACGTCGTCCTCGCGTCATCGCTTTGAAAATCACTTCTATATATTCAACAAACTTCCAACTACATTTGAACCTTTCCGACTcacttctggttctggttgatGAGTTCTCCAATCTTGTGATTTTGCTCCTCGATGCGGAAGCTTTTCTCATAAACTTCCTttttcaaacattcattttcctacAAAACGAAACAGAAgcttttaaaatagaaaaacacatAAAGATAGCTTGACTAGCCGTTACCGTTCAGATGTGTACCTGGACGATTCTTTGGATGTTGTGCACGATCATAGAGGTTTCCATCGACATAGTAGACATCCCCATGGAAACGCCTCCCTGCCTTTGAAGCTCATCAATCTGTTGAAGAGTGAAGTGATCAGCTGTAAATCCTCCTCCTGTTCACACGATCCTGTACGGCGGGTTTTTACCTTCGAGCCCAGCTGATCCACTTTATCTGCGACTTTTCCCACAGACAGTCGGATCTCTGTGTTGTGCTGTCTGGCCTCAGTCATCAGgaaggaagtgacatcactggaACCTGGACGAgtcacacagcaacacacaaggTGTTACTTCTACTAATTATCCTAATTATGCTCACAATAAATCATGCAAATTGATAATTCATGTATTTTACACTGAATCTTCTCACCCATGTACGGGATGGTTTGTCCCGGGTGGACAGACGTCTGAGTGTAGTGAGGCTAGAATCATACAGCAAAGAAATAGATGGTACCAAATGTAGTCACAGGTAGTTACTGATCAGTGTATAATGGGGGGGACGTCACCTGGAAGGCGTGGCTGCTGCCTGCTAAGCCGTGCTGCGGGGCAACGGTGGTCATAACAGGAAGTAAGGCAGAAGGTGGAGGTGTGTTGTGACGGGGATGAACTGGAGGAGAACCAATAGGATTTAACTGATTAATCACCTGATCACCACAGTGAACGTGAACATGTGACCAACAGGTAGAGGACCCTGACCGTGAGCTGCACCTGGGGAGGCTGCGGATACGTGGACAGGAGACGGAGCCACCGGACGATCTCTGCCTCTGCTGCCGCTGGTGTCCTGGAGGTGAACACACACCAACGGGTGAAACGTGTTCACAACAGAACTACAGTCACCTTCTGTCGGTAGTGACTtactcattattttaataatttaatttacttattcattattttacttATTCATGTTCTGCAGTTACTCATTCTTATTCTGCAGTTACTTATTCCATTCAGATTGATTTTTCTGGATTAATATTAGTTAATCCAGAAAAATCAATCTGAATGGACATTATTAATCTGAACAAGATACTGACTGAATGAGTCCTCTCATTAAAGATCCGTGTAAGAGCCTAACgtgatttttaaattaatttaatatataacattaatatataagaaattaattaatgtaaGGTGAAGaatgtttgttttacatttgtCTGTAGacaaatacactcacacacttccAGCTTTAAttctcctgaagcagctgattcTACACCTCCCTAACATTTACGACTGAATGCATCATAATACCACAGACTGGACATTATCTCACGAGCATCGGAACCGGCTGCTTCTTCCTTTCATGGAAAAGCAGAACGCCAGCAGACATTAGTTTTGTCAGTGCGATGAATCTACCAGCCCACCTCGAGCTCAGAGTCGCTGGATTCCGGCTGGCTGACCACTCCCGTCAGGAACGGCAGCATCGGCTGACCCATCTTCGCCATGCGAGAGATCAGCTTGGCTTTGGTGGCGTCTGGATTCTGAAGTCAGAAAAGGACATTTCAGATGAAAAAGGggcaaaaaaattaataaaatcatgatGAAATAATGTCATAAATAAGACAAGAGCAGCAGAAATGCCTACCGCCAGCTGTTCACTGAATGAGTTTGACTTTGCTCGAAGTGGGGGCTCCctgagaaaagagaagaaagagccaGAGAGACGTCAGTTTAATGTGTGGAACCGCACCATGAATGAGTTCTGATGTTTGAGTCTCACCCCGGTGTGACTGGACCTGGGGGCTCTGGGGCCACATTCTCCACACTGGGGACTGGGGAAGGAGCAGCAGAGCTTCTGGAGCTGGAACCGGTCTGATCCGACCCCGCGTCCTTCGCAAACTTCACCTAAAACACGAAAACAACAAGACGCTCTAAACGCTTCTGTTCGTGATGTGAATTCTTTACTTGCAGCTGTTTGTAAAGTTGGTGAAATAAGAACCGAAGTGCTCttgtgaaattaaaatgatcaatGAGTGAAAGAAGGATTAACATGTGAAGAACGAGGTAAACATTTAGACACTGGTGAGGGGGGCGTTACCCGACGAAGCTCCACTTCAAAGATCAGGGTGCTGTTGGACGGGACCCGGTTGGGGACTCCTTTGGCTCCGTAGGCCAGCTGGGGAGGGATGATGATGAAACGCCGACCCGCCTTCTTCATCCCCAGCATCCCCTCCTCCCAGCCCTAGTCAGGATGGGGGGAGAAATAATGGCATGAAAACCACGCAGTCACAGTTTCAGCTTGTCGTATGAAAAAAGtatgaaagacaaaaagttGGAAatatgagcaggaagtgataaaaaaatgaacacTGGGGAAGATCCATGTTACTCGTTCTCGTTCTAAAGTCTGATATGGAACACAGAAATATTTAGAGGAAGTCCTGCAGAGAATCACACGACATTCAACATGTTTAAAGAACAAGTTGTCAGCCCATCTACCAATATCACATCAGATTGCTGTCAATTTTTAACCAGATAAAGTATGTGGGGTGTAGTAAATCCCACCACAGGGATCCTGTTTGGGTTTCAAACCAGCGCaatatctgaaaaaaattaGGTTTTTGATTGAATCATTCAGtgataaaaatcacattttctaaaattaCAGTGTTTGCGTCATAAATATTGAACTTTAAATGTCACTCTCATTTAATACTGAAAACTTTATCTTACTTTGATCACTTTTCCAGCTCCAACTTTCAGGCGCAGTAACTTGTCCTTGTTCTGGTTGGAGTCGAACATCTGGAAAGATTTTTTCATGAGTCGTGTACCATTCAGTTTACAGAAGTCACGGAACACGGAGGACAAAACGTGAGTAAATAATGACGGAGGGGTGTCACCTGTCCGATGGCGTGGTTCTGCAGCAGCCAGCCTGTGTACACCACCTCCAGAGAGTCTCCATTCTCCACCGCCTGGCCCTCCCCCAGACTCAGATCCTGAACCACCACAGCATCCAGCGAGGGGGTGCTGTTCACTTTGGCCAAACACAGCTGACATGTGTGGGAAGAAACAAGTCATCATCAtctgtatgtgtgcgtgtgtgtgcgtgtgtgtgtttctatcctAGCGGTGCATCTCACCTCCTTGCAGAAATCGGACGCAGCTTTTTCCGACTCAAACATCAGAGACCAGTTCTGCCTCTGGTCGTCATAAAACGTGCAGTAGTTGTTTGGCTGCATCTGTGGGGGTTCAAAGAGAAAAGAGTTCaggagcagaaagaaagaaaatgaacgAGAGCTCGGTCTGATGAGTCCTTCTGTGAGGCTTTAAAATGAGACTATGCCTCATCCTGAGGCAGTGAAATAGGGATTGAAccactaacaaacacacaaacctgggCTAAAGTTAAGGCTGCACTATTATAAAGTGTGGTTTGTGTCAGAAACACacttattgttattattattattattaataataattattattattatggggCAAAAAACAAGTCCCTCACCTTTTACTCAGTTTTTTCCACATTGCATTACAATCCATACATTTGAcaattataatttaaaagtgaaaaaattaGTTTTATGTCATTTCTTTCATTAAAGCTTTCATTTAACAATGCAgagaagaaatatttttgattcAATGGGAACACAATCCATAATATTTATGATTGAGATGTTAGAGGGAAGTGATCGTTGAGCTCCCTTGTTGTTCTCATGCTGGAGTTAACAAGCATTTCTTTTGAGTAGTGATCAATAAAACCAGAGACAATAAAAGGCACAGCATTAGTTAAGAGCAGTTTGAAGATAACGTCCCAAGAAGAAACCGTGTGGAGTTCTGAACCGCTTCCGAAAGCAAGACCCAGGTTCATTctgatttaatttacatttataatgTGAATTAAATACCTAAAACAACAATTTAATGCATCTGccaataattatattttattataaaaaaaggatgaaaatgatattctaaaattattcattcatcaaacacaATGACTTGTCTAGAACAGAACAAAAGTGGTAAGTCAGTATGAGATCATGGTCATCTGACGTGACTCACTCTGACTCTCTGGGACTCTCTCAGATGATAtattaacagacaaacaaatgaatcacaTTGTTAAAATCTCTAGATTTCAATATGGCTGGAAATGTGGAATAATAGAGGACAGAACTAGATATTTAGCAAAGTCATGTTTCATACAAGAATGctacaaaattttattttaattaaataattgttGCCGAATCTGACAACAGTAAAGCATCCAGACACCAGAGGATCTACGTCTCGACCCACCGTGAAAGCAAAGCCCACATGAATCCTGGCAGCGGTGACTTGTTTCTGCTGGCTCAAGTACAGAAGCAGCTTGtactgaaaaaaagagaagagatgcATTATTTCCAAAAGTCACAACTAAAATCTCCAACAAGTGACCAGTTAGCAGAGCTCCAAACCTCTTTGGTTGTGTCGTTTCCCAGCACGGCTGCTCCCAGTTTGCCTTGGTTCACATGCTGTCCGTTAGAACTATAACCAAAACAGAAAAGTACGGTATGAAACGACCTGCGACTTCA
Encoded proteins:
- the fkbp15b gene encoding FK506-binding protein 15 isoform X5, whose protein sequence is MFGGDDEDGDFLSPTGGAKLASLFGLDQEASQGNESFQYTAPKQPRKSSNAAAASQKAAPPSGSPAVLFATAVQTFRYSNGQHVNQGKLGAAVLGNDTTKEYKLLLYLSQQKQVTAARIHVGFAFTMQPNNYCTFYDDQRQNWSLMFESEKAASDFCKELCLAKVNSTPSLDAVVVQDLSLGEGQAVENGDSLEVVYTGWLLQNHAIGQMFDSNQNKDKLLRLKVGAGKVIKGWEEGMLGMKKAGRRFIIIPPQLAYGAKGVPNRVPSNSTLIFEVELRRVKFAKDAGSDQTGSSSRSSAAPSPVPSVENVAPEPPGPVTPGEPPLRAKSNSFSEQLANPDATKAKLISRMAKMGQPMLPFLTGVVSQPESSDSELEDTSGSRGRDRPVAPSPVHVSAASPGAAHVHPRHNTPPPSALLPVMTTVAPQHGLAGSSHAFQPHYTQTSVHPGQTIPYMGSSDVTSFLMTEARQHNTEIRLSVGKVADKVDQLGSKIDELQRQGGVSMGMSTMSMETSMIVHNIQRIVQENECLKKEVYEKSFRIEEQNHKIGELINQNQKFMEQSHLMLEKRNDSLKSTSEQSQARLLQAEQDKVRLTEDLASCTARLSQAQLEATAQQQKALELQNRLSSALQDSESHSQSVSALESQLEEVKGAAERTQSQYRLEKQRRKDVELRVSAVEEELQDLKTDKDRLERTLVERKTKWQAERQRRDEEVEEVRRSSQQELDHLRTQLRKARTSTDTAAAAQLSQLQAELEEEHRVKCEQLSASTRERHSREVSELTEQNDALQEKLTQLQLKFAALKQSRDSEEQSRETEELQALQQKYTALEQQEEAVKKQLEGRVAELETKLAQQEGVADTAAEVKRVMNGVFHSLRGEFDLTESYRGQAVLGVIVSTIKNVTLQLLSGSDKTSLMKSRNAEETNDVGQNEENVHLNGSMKVSEEPVAEVRGVQMGQGGAAERQMDTESHTLSHLEASAAPDPRPGSPAGQEPPETASESEAEQQTGSSALEAPAGEEDPPRRGAELQAGPPEEESSTAATPEEEESNGEHAGETRAASLKDFGPPSNPPPPPNGHHGDSAQDASLTGGMSEENGEEPFFQSTSPAHPPKGPSEEEEEDEMSLKGRPPPAPLFGDEDDEDLDWLS
- the fkbp15b gene encoding FK506-binding protein 15 isoform X4; the encoded protein is MHTNCPTSPQFLTLGGEDLKVVSMCVVGDGSDYQWKEFQGAKLASLFGLDQEASQGNESFQYTAPKQPRKSSNAAAASQKAAPPSGSPAVLFATAVQTFRYSNGQHVNQGKLGAAVLGNDTTKEYKLLLYLSQQKQVTAARIHVGFAFTMQPNNYCTFYDDQRQNWSLMFESEKAASDFCKELCLAKVNSTPSLDAVVVQDLSLGEGQAVENGDSLEVVYTGWLLQNHAIGQMFDSNQNKDKLLRLKVGAGKVIKGWEEGMLGMKKAGRRFIIIPPQLAYGAKGVPNRVPSNSTLIFEVELRRVKFAKDAGSDQTGSSSRSSAAPSPVPSVENVAPEPPGPVTPGEPPLRAKSNSFSEQLANPDATKAKLISRMAKMGQPMLPFLTGVVSQPESSDSELEDTSGSRGRDRPVAPSPVHVSAASPVHPRHNTPPPSALLPVMTTVAPQHGLAGSSHAFQPHYTQTSVHPGQTIPYMGSSDVTSFLMTEARQHNTEIRLSVGKVADKVDQLGSKIDELQRQGGVSMGMSTMSMETSMIVHNIQRIVQENECLKKEVYEKSFRIEEQNHKIGELINQNQKFMEQSHLMLEKRNDSLKSTSEQSQARLLQAEQDKVRLTEDLASCTARLSQAQLEATAQQQKALELQNRLSSALQDSESHSQSVSALESQLEEVKGAAERTQSQYRLEKQRRKDVELRVSAVEEELQDLKTDKDRLERTLVERKTKWQAERQRRDEEVEEVRRSSQQELDHLRTQLRKARTSTDTAAAAQLSQLQAELEEEHRVKCEQLSASTRERHSREVSELTEQNDALQEKLTQLQLKFAALKQSRDSEEQSRETEELQALQQKYTALEQQEEAVKKQLEGRVAELETKLAQQEGVADTAAEVKRVMNGVFHSLRGEFDLTESYRGQAVLGVIVSTIKNVTLQLLSGSDKTSLMKSRNAEETNDVGQNEENVHLNGSMKVSEEPVAEVRGVQMGQGGAAERQMDTESHTLSHLEASAAPDPRPGSPAGQEPPETASESEAEQQTGSSALEAPAGEEDPPRRGAELQAGPPEEESSTAATPEEEESNGEHAGETRAASLKDFGPPSNPPPPPNGHHGDSAQDASLTGGMSEENGEEPFFQSTSPAHPPKGPSEEEEEDEMSLKGRPPPAPLFGDEDDEDLDWLS
- the fkbp15b gene encoding FK506-binding protein 15 isoform X1; translated protein: MHTNCPTSPQFLTLGGEDLKVVSMCVVGDGSDYQWKEFQGAKLASLFGLDQEASQGNESFQYTAPKQPRKSSNAAAASQKAAPPSGSPAVLFATAVQTFRYSNGQHVNQGKLGAAVLGNDTTKEYKLLLYLSQQKQVTAARIHVGFAFTMQPNNYCTFYDDQRQNWSLMFESEKAASDFCKELCLAKVNSTPSLDAVVVQDLSLGEGQAVENGDSLEVVYTGWLLQNHAIGQMFDSNQNKDKLLRLKVGAGKVIKGWEEGMLGMKKAGRRFIIIPPQLAYGAKGVPNRVPSNSTLIFEVELRRVKFAKDAGSDQTGSSSRSSAAPSPVPSVENVAPEPPGPVTPGEPPLRAKSNSFSEQLANPDATKAKLISRMAKMGQPMLPFLTGVVSQPESSDSELEDTSGSRGRDRPVAPSPVHVSAASPGAAHVHPRHNTPPPSALLPVMTTVAPQHGLAGSSHAFQPHYTQTSVHPGQTIPYMGSSDVTSFLMTEARQHNTEIRLSVGKVADKVDQLGSKIDELQRQGGVSMGMSTMSMETSMIVHNIQRIVQENECLKKEVYEKSFRIEEQNHKIGELINQNQKFMEQSHLMLEKRNDSLKSTSEQSQARLLQAEQDKVRLTEDLASCTARLSQAQLEATAQQQKALELQNRLSSALQDSESHSQSVSALESQLEEVKGAAERTQSQYRLEKQRRKDVELRVSAVEEELQDLKTDKDRLERTLVERKTKWQAERQRRDEEVEEVRRSSQQELDHLRTQLRKARTSTDTAAAAQLSQLQAELEEEHRVKCEQLSASTRERHSREVSELTEQNDALQEKLTQLQLKFAALKQSRDSEEQSRETEELQALQQKYTALEQQEEAVKKQLEGRVAELETKLAQQEGVADTAAEVKRVMNGVFHSLRGEFDLTESYRGQAVLGVIVSTIKNVTLQLLSGSDKTSLMKSRNAEETNDVGQNEENVHLNGSMKVSEEPVAEVRGVQMGQGGAAERQMDTESHTLSHLEASAAPDPRPGSPAGQEPPETASESEAEQQTGSSALEAPAGEEDPPRRGAELQAGPPEEESSTAATPEEEESNGEHAGETRAASLKDFGPPSNPPPPPNGHHGDSAQDASLTGGMSEENGEEPFFQSTSPAHPPKGPSEEEEEDEMSLKGRPPPAPLFGDEDDEDLDWLS
- the fkbp15b gene encoding FK506-binding protein 15 isoform X6 → MFGGDDEDGDFLSPTGGAKLASLFGLDQEASQGNESFQYTAPKQPRKSSNAAASQKAAPPSGSPAVLFATAVQTFRYSNGQHVNQGKLGAAVLGNDTTKEYKLLLYLSQQKQVTAARIHVGFAFTMQPNNYCTFYDDQRQNWSLMFESEKAASDFCKELCLAKVNSTPSLDAVVVQDLSLGEGQAVENGDSLEVVYTGWLLQNHAIGQMFDSNQNKDKLLRLKVGAGKVIKGWEEGMLGMKKAGRRFIIIPPQLAYGAKGVPNRVPSNSTLIFEVELRRVKFAKDAGSDQTGSSSRSSAAPSPVPSVENVAPEPPGPVTPGEPPLRAKSNSFSEQLANPDATKAKLISRMAKMGQPMLPFLTGVVSQPESSDSELEDTSGSRGRDRPVAPSPVHVSAASPGAAHVHPRHNTPPPSALLPVMTTVAPQHGLAGSSHAFQPHYTQTSVHPGQTIPYMGSSDVTSFLMTEARQHNTEIRLSVGKVADKVDQLGSKIDELQRQGGVSMGMSTMSMETSMIVHNIQRIVQENECLKKEVYEKSFRIEEQNHKIGELINQNQKFMEQSHLMLEKRNDSLKSTSEQSQARLLQAEQDKVRLTEDLASCTARLSQAQLEATAQQQKALELQNRLSSALQDSESHSQSVSALESQLEEVKGAAERTQSQYRLEKQRRKDVELRVSAVEEELQDLKTDKDRLERTLVERKTKWQAERQRRDEEVEEVRRSSQQELDHLRTQLRKARTSTDTAAAAQLSQLQAELEEEHRVKCEQLSASTRERHSREVSELTEQNDALQEKLTQLQLKFAALKQSRDSEEQSRETEELQALQQKYTALEQQEEAVKKQLEGRVAELETKLAQQEGVADTAAEVKRVMNGVFHSLRGEFDLTESYRGQAVLGVIVSTIKNVTLQLLSGSDKTSLMKSRNAEETNDVGQNEENVHLNGSMKVSEEPVAEVRGVQMGQGGAAERQMDTESHTLSHLEASAAPDPRPGSPAGQEPPETASESEAEQQTGSSALEAPAGEEDPPRRGAELQAGPPEEESSTAATPEEEESNGEHAGETRAASLKDFGPPSNPPPPPNGHHGDSAQDASLTGGMSEENGEEPFFQSTSPAHPPKGPSEEEEEDEMSLKGRPPPAPLFGDEDDEDLDWLS
- the fkbp15b gene encoding FK506-binding protein 15 isoform X2, with translation MHTNCPTSPQFLTLGGEDLKVVSMCVVGDGSDYQWKEFQGAKLASLFGLDQEASQGNESFQYTAPKQPRKSSNAAAASQKAAPPSGSPAVLFATAVQTFRYSNGQHVNQGKLGAAVLGNDTTKEYKLLLYLSQQKQVTAARIHVGFAFTMQPNNYCTFYDDQRQNWSLMFESEKAASDFCKELCLAKVNSTPSLDAVVVQDLSLGEGQAVENGDSLEVVYTGWLLQNHAIGQMFDSNQNKDKLLRLKVGAGKVIKGWEEGMLGMKKAGRRFIIIPPQLAYGAKGVPNRVPSNSTLIFEVELRRVKFAKDAGSDQTGSSSRSSAAPSPVPSVENVAPEPPGPVTPGEPPLRAKSNSFSEQLANPDATKAKLISRMAKMGQPMLPFLTGVVSQPESSDSELEDTSGSRGRDRPVAPSPVHVSAASPGAAHVHPRHNTPPPSALLPVMTTVAPQHGLAGSSHAFQPHYTQTSVHPGQTIPYMGSSDVTSFLMTEARQHNTEIRLSVGKVADKVDQLGSKIDELQRQGGVSMGMSTMSMETSMIVHNIQRIVQENECLKKEVYEKSFRIEEQNHKIGELINQNQKFMEQSHLMLEKRNDSLKSTSEQSQARLLQAEQDKVRLTEDLASCTARLSQAQLEATAQQQKALELQNRLSSALQDSESHSQSVSALESQLEEVKGAAERTQSQYRLEKQRRKDVELRVSAVEEELQDLKTDKDRLERTLVERKTKWQAERQRRDEEVEEVRRSSQQELDHLRTQLRKARTSTDTAAAAQLSQLQAELEEEHRVKCEQLSASTRERHSREVSELTEQNDALQEKLTQLQLKFAALKQSRDSEEQSRETEELQALQQKYTALEQQEEAVKKQLEGRVAELETKLAQQEGVADTAAEVKRVMNGVFHSLRGEFDLTESYRGQAVLGVIVSTIKNVTLQLLSGSDKTSLMKSRNAEETNDVGQNEENVHLNGSMKVSEEPVAEVRGVQMGQGGAAERQMDTESHTLSHLEASAAPDPRPGSPAGQEPPETASESEAEQQTGSSALEAPAGEEDPPRRGAELQAGPPEEESSTAATPEEEESNGEHAGETRAASLKDFGPPSNPPPPPNGHHGDSAQDASLTGGMSEENGEEPFFQSTSPAHPPKGPSEEEEEDEMVRKDQSKLSHDATVYSPAFSFVL
- the fkbp15b gene encoding FK506-binding protein 15 isoform X3; protein product: MHTNCPTSPQFLTLGGEDLKVVSMCVVGDGSDYQWKEFQGAKLASLFGLDQEASQGNESFQYTAPKQPRKSSNAAASQKAAPPSGSPAVLFATAVQTFRYSNGQHVNQGKLGAAVLGNDTTKEYKLLLYLSQQKQVTAARIHVGFAFTMQPNNYCTFYDDQRQNWSLMFESEKAASDFCKELCLAKVNSTPSLDAVVVQDLSLGEGQAVENGDSLEVVYTGWLLQNHAIGQMFDSNQNKDKLLRLKVGAGKVIKGWEEGMLGMKKAGRRFIIIPPQLAYGAKGVPNRVPSNSTLIFEVELRRVKFAKDAGSDQTGSSSRSSAAPSPVPSVENVAPEPPGPVTPGEPPLRAKSNSFSEQLANPDATKAKLISRMAKMGQPMLPFLTGVVSQPESSDSELEDTSGSRGRDRPVAPSPVHVSAASPGAAHVHPRHNTPPPSALLPVMTTVAPQHGLAGSSHAFQPHYTQTSVHPGQTIPYMGSSDVTSFLMTEARQHNTEIRLSVGKVADKVDQLGSKIDELQRQGGVSMGMSTMSMETSMIVHNIQRIVQENECLKKEVYEKSFRIEEQNHKIGELINQNQKFMEQSHLMLEKRNDSLKSTSEQSQARLLQAEQDKVRLTEDLASCTARLSQAQLEATAQQQKALELQNRLSSALQDSESHSQSVSALESQLEEVKGAAERTQSQYRLEKQRRKDVELRVSAVEEELQDLKTDKDRLERTLVERKTKWQAERQRRDEEVEEVRRSSQQELDHLRTQLRKARTSTDTAAAAQLSQLQAELEEEHRVKCEQLSASTRERHSREVSELTEQNDALQEKLTQLQLKFAALKQSRDSEEQSRETEELQALQQKYTALEQQEEAVKKQLEGRVAELETKLAQQEGVADTAAEVKRVMNGVFHSLRGEFDLTESYRGQAVLGVIVSTIKNVTLQLLSGSDKTSLMKSRNAEETNDVGQNEENVHLNGSMKVSEEPVAEVRGVQMGQGGAAERQMDTESHTLSHLEASAAPDPRPGSPAGQEPPETASESEAEQQTGSSALEAPAGEEDPPRRGAELQAGPPEEESSTAATPEEEESNGEHAGETRAASLKDFGPPSNPPPPPNGHHGDSAQDASLTGGMSEENGEEPFFQSTSPAHPPKGPSEEEEEDEMSLKGRPPPAPLFGDEDDEDLDWLS